Proteins from a single region of Trichomycterus rosablanca isolate fTriRos1 chromosome 16, fTriRos1.hap1, whole genome shotgun sequence:
- the nefma gene encoding neurofilament, medium polypeptide a, protein MSYSVDALDSPYRRVMETRQSYSRSPGGSSGYRTQTWSRASPVSYKRSVNVMSVPVSRTYSSAVMSSPDSGDLSPDYANRINEKEQLQDLNDRFATYIDKVHYLEEQNRRLEDEIRALRQKHASRTQPEAQHERELQELRAALEELHGEKARAHMDAARIEDDIHRLRARLDDEARARADTDAVTRAIQKDAGDAGLAAGELTKKIQCLQDELAFVRGDHEHEVNEMLAQLQAATAVHEKREWQQKADITESLREIRSQLEGHSSRNLQQVEDWFVCRYTKLTEAAEQNKDAIKSARDEISDYRRQLQAKTVELEAARGTKDSLERQLTDIEERHNSDLSSLQETIHQLDNELKSTKWEMARHLREYQDLLNVKMALDIEIAAYRKLLEGEETHFSTYPYRQTVSKGPKVKAEPPKLRVQHKFVEEIIEETRVEADKSELDEALEEMVAELAEKQEDEEEAEEEEKEAGEEEAEENEGEEEVVASSQAKVSASAPGDEGEEEEEKEEAEEEEAGEEQEDEKGEDKEEGEGEEEEKGEDAEEGEAEEEEEGEEEGEVEETVLSSKAPESKASPEKERAGDEGSDKEEEEGGKEEQAEQTEEAEAEETESEKKDEPETEDTKGKDDKEEKEKTDTATKVESPKAESPKVESPKAESPKAESPKAESPKDAPTKPESPKAESPKAESPKPESPKDAPTKAESPKAESPKPESTKAESPKAESPKEPSKESPKPQSPKEIPNTETPKVEEAKKDAPKPETPKNETSKNVEPTEEPEKSKSAKTEKTEAEKPSKEEKPEEKKPEKKDAPVKDDSDKDKKEPEKKDVISNGVDESPTKDDHSQKVVITKTVETITTGEDGAKHVTKSITVTESVKAVEDSVEETLVTSKKVEKVSTQVVKQITETE, encoded by the exons ATGAGCTACTCGGTAGACGCGCTAGACAGTCCTTACCGGAGAGTGATGGAGACGAGGCAGAGCTACAGCCGGAGTCCCGGCGGCTCCAGCGGATACCGCACCCAGACGTGGTCGCGAGCCAGCCCGGTGTCCTACAAACGCTCCGTGAACGTGATGAGCGTGCCGGTGTCGCGCACCTACAGCTCGGCGGTGATGAGCAGCCCGGACAGCGGCGATCTGAGCCCCGACTACGCGAACCGCATCAACGAGAAGGAGCAGCTGCAGGACCTGAACGACCGCTTCGCCACCTACATCGACAAGGTGCACTACCTCGAGGAGCAGAACCGGCGTCTCGAGGACGAGATCCGCGCGCTGCGCCAGAAGCACGCGTCTCGCACGCAGCCCGAGGCGCAGCACGAGCGCGAGCTGCAGGAGCTGCGCGCCGCGCTCGAGGAGCTGCACGGCGAGAAGGCGCGCGCCCACATGGACGCCGCGCGCATCGAGGACGACATCCACCGGCTGCGCGCCCGCCTCGACGACGAGGCCCGCGCGCGCGCCGACACCGATGCGGTGACGCGCGCGATCCAGAAGGACGCCGGCGACGCCGGCCTGGCCGCCGGCGAGCTCACCAAGAAGATCCAGTGCCTGCAGGACGAGCTGGCGTTCGTCCGCGGCGACCACGAGCACGAGGTCAACGAGATGCTCGCGCAGCTCCAGGCGGCCACCGCCGTGCACGAGAAGCGCGAGTGGCAGCAGAAGGCCGACATCACCGAGTCCCTGCGCGAGATCCGCTCCCAGCTCGAGGGCCACAGCTCGCGCAACCTGCAGCAGGTCGAGGACTGGTTCGTGTGCCGCTACACCAAACTCACCGAGGCCGCCGAGCAGAACAAGGACGCCATCAAGTCCGCGCGGGACGAGATCTCCGATTACCGGAGGCAGCTGCAGGCCAAAACCGTGGAGCTGGAGGCAGCGCGCGGCACCAAAGATTCCCTGGAGAGGCAGCTGACCGACATCGAGGAGAGACACAACTCCGACCTGTCCAGCCTGCAG GAAACCATCCATCAGCTGGATAACGAGCTGAAGAGCACCAAATGGGAGATGGCCCGGCACCTACGTGAATACCAGGACCTCCTGAACGTCAAAATGGCCTTAGACATCGAGATTGCCGCATACAG GAAACTTCTTGAAGGTGAGGAGACCCACTTCAGCACCTACCCGTACCGCCAGACGGTCAGCAAAGGCCCCAAGGTCAAAGCAGAACCACCCAAGCTGAGGGTCCAGCACAAGTTTGTGGAGGAGATCATCGAGGAAACCCGAGTGGAAGCCGATAAATCCGAGTTGGACGAGGCCCTGGAAGAGATGGTGGCTGAACTTGCCGAAAAGCAGGAGGACGAGGAAGAGGCCGAAGAAGAGGAAAAGGAGGCAGGCGAGGAGGAAGCAGAGGAAAATGAAGGGGAGGAGGAGGTCGTTGCTTCAAGCCAAGCCAAGGTGAGCGCCAGTGCTCCTGGTGATGAGggtgaggaggaggaagagaaaGAGGAAGCCGAGGAGGAGGAAGCAGGGGAAGAACAGGAGGATGAAAAGGGTGAGGATAAAGAAGAAGGAGAGGGGGAAGAGGAAGAAAAGGGAGAAGATGCTGAGGAGGGTGAGGcagaggaggaagaggaaggTGAGGAAGAAGGAGAAGTCGAGGAAACCGTATTAAGTTCCAAGGCTCCTGAATCAAAGGCCTCACCAGAGAAGGAAAGGGCTGGAGATGAGGGAAGTGataaagaagaggaagaaggagGAAAAGAAGAACAGGCTGAGCAGACAGAAGAAGCTGAAGCTGAGGAGACAGAATCAGAGAAAAAAGATGAGCCTGAGACTGAAGACACAAAGGGAAAAGATGACAAGGAGGAGAAAGAGAAGACTGACACGGCAACCAAGGTTGAGTCACCTAAGGCTGAATCTCCAAAGGTTGAATCTCCAAAGGCGGAATCACCAAAGGCTGAATCTCCAAAGGCAGAGTCACCTAAAGATGCGCCTACAAAGCCAGAGTCTCCAAAGGCTGAATCTCCAAAGGCTGAATCTCCAAAGCCCGAGTCACCTAAAGATGCACCTACAAAGGCAGAGTCACCAAAGGCTGAATCTCCAAAGCCCGAGTCAACAAAGGCAGAGTCTCCAAAGGCAGAATCACCTAAAGAACCTTCAAAGGAATCTCCAAAACCCCAGAGCCCTAAAGAGATTCCCAATACAGAAACCCCAAAGGTAGAGGAAGCGAAGAAGGACGCCCCAAAACCAGAAACTCCAAAGAATGAAACTTCCAAGAACGTAGAGCCTACAGAGGAGCCTGAGAAGAGCAAGTCTGCCAAGACGGAAAAAACAGAAGCCGAAAAACCCAGCAAGGAGGAAAAGCCTGAAGAGAAGAAGCCGGAAAAGAAAGACGCCCCAGTGAAAGACGACTCTGACAAAGACAAGAAGGAGCCCGAGAAGAAAGACGTGATCTCAAACGGCGTCGATGAAAGCCCGACCAAGGACGACCACAGCCAGAAAGTGGTGATCACCAAGACTGTGGAGACCATCACTACTGGAGAGGACGGCGCCAAGCACGTGACCAAGTCCATCACGGTCACCGAGTCGGTCAAGGCAGTGGAAGACTCTGTGGAGGAGACGCTGGTGACCAGCAAGAAGGTGGAGAAGGTGTCCACCCAAGTGGTGAAGCAGATCACAGAAACCGAGTAA